In Achromobacter pestifer, the DNA window AGTAGGCCGCGCCCTTGGCCAGGATGATGGGCACGGTGGCCAGCGAAATCACGTTGTTGATGACCGTGGGCTTGCCGAACAGGCCCGAGATCGCGGGCAGCGGCGGCTTGGCGCGGACCACGCCGCGCTTGCCCTCCAGGCTTTCCAGCAGGGACGTTTCTTCGCCGCAGATGTAGGCCCCCGCGCCCTTGCGCACTTCCAGGTCGAAGCGGCGGCCGCTGCCGTGCACGTCATCGCCCAGCCAGCCCACGCTGCGCGCCCGCGCGATGGCGGCTTCCAGCGTGGCTATGGCTTGCGGATATTCGGAGCGCACGTAGATGTAGCCGTAGGTCGCGCCCACCGCCAGGCCGGCGATGGTCATGCCTTCGATCAGCACATAGGGGTCGCCTTCCATCAGCAGGCGGTCGGCGAAGGTGCCGGAGTCGCCTTCGTCGGCGTTGCAGACGATGTACTTCTGGGCGCTGGGGGTGCCGGCCACCGTCTTCCACTTGATGCCGGTGGGGAACGCCGCGCCGCCGCGGCCGCGCAGGCCCGAGGCCACCATTTCGTCGACGATCTGCCCCGGCTCCATGGCCAGCGCGCGTTGCAGGCCCTGCAGGCCGCCATGGGCGGCATAGTCCTGCAAGGACAGCGGATCGGTCACGCCAACGCGGGCGAAGGTCAGGCGTTCCTGGTGTTTCAGGTAGGGAATCTCTTCCGTCGGGCCCAGGCGTAGCGGGTGCTCGCCGCCACTTAGCCAGCCGGCGTCGAACAGCGCGGCGACGTCCTCGGGCTGCACCGGCCCGTAGGCGACGCGGCCCTGCGGGGTACTGATTTCGACCATGGGTTCCAGCCACAGCAGGCCGCGCGAGCCGTTACGCACGATCTGCACGGACAGGCCGCGGGCGTCGGCGGCGCGTTTGATGTCGCGCGCGACCGTGTCCGCGTCCATGGCCAGCGCAGCGGCGTCGCGCGGTACGTAGATGACGATGGGGGCG includes these proteins:
- a CDS encoding formate dehydrogenase beta subunit, which codes for MDADTVARDIKRAADARGLSVQIVRNGSRGLLWLEPMVEISTPQGRVAYGPVQPEDVAALFDAGWLSGGEHPLRLGPTEEIPYLKHQERLTFARVGVTDPLSLQDYAAHGGLQGLQRALAMEPGQIVDEMVASGLRGRGGAAFPTGIKWKTVAGTPSAQKYIVCNADEGDSGTFADRLLMEGDPYVLIEGMTIAGLAVGATYGYIYVRSEYPQAIATLEAAIARARSVGWLGDDVHGSGRRFDLEVRKGAGAYICGEETSLLESLEGKRGVVRAKPPLPAISGLFGKPTVINNVISLATVPIILAKGAAYYRDYGVGRSHGTLPFQLAGNLKHGGLVEKAFGLSLRDLLYGFGGGSASGRPLRAVQVGGPLGAYLPESQWDVPLDYEAYIQISAMVGHGGLVAFDDTVDMARMARYAMEFCAIESCGKCTPCRIGSTRGVETIDKIVAGGPGREQQVHLLRDLCDTMLGGSLCALGGMAPYPVLSALNHFPQDFGIESSQSAAHAA